A DNA window from Hoplias malabaricus isolate fHopMal1 chromosome 5, fHopMal1.hap1, whole genome shotgun sequence contains the following coding sequences:
- the ncoa6 gene encoding nuclear receptor coactivator 6 isoform X3, with protein MAQQPNLSELSRCSRSPEDSLSAEHDSGLEDADDACSNHGNSSPAQSPNPQGEENATIFVAFKGNLDDADFQEKLDNILNGMPPMLSLGPERLAPQRVEPWNSVRVTFNIPREAAERLRLLAQNNQQQLRDLGILSVQIEGEGPINVAVGPSRGQEVRVNGPIAAPGQMRMDVGFPMPQGPGGMRMNNPPMVPSGPGMAPQGMVQGGNVQMHPRMPRPPNQTDALDPMSALALQQQQQLQHPQAPHGPPNAMGPQGHHMPGMQTNRQLNPAALQQIQQQQQQQQHQQQQAQLTQLGTPRGPFNPAAWNQLPSGVPQPPPAQGPMPPNWRKGPPQSPMGQRPPSLASVQTPNHPPPPYPYGSQQAFNAMAQQQLQQQQQPPPGGPNQFATPQPKVPQGVAGVVGPRAPPPLPPVSASQSSLAAKSPGSSSSPFQQGSPGTPPMMGQAQGQLGPRPTTPQGFPQGVGSPGRAVLGQQGSVQPGFIGMPQHGQVPQGGMAGMPKRMPVGFPNVPVSQTFAQGQIAAGGAGTPTGSSPQLQSAQSMAHPGAQPQVSAPNHMQPTSLQTGGAAHHSGMTSQTPATSGSTMGQPQAGLQTQIMGIQSQLQSQPIASSQGQLVQGQAAGQTVLSRPMTQGQRNMTPPKQMMPPQGQGMMQNQGQLSGGQGHQALLLQQQQQQSQQQPQQHQQQQQQQQQQQSSQQQQQNAMMEQMVANQMQGNKQAFGPKAQLGVMQGQMMRGPAPNLQGNMVPFQQQQQMAQLQQQQQQQLQQQQLQQQQQQQQQLQLQHQQPQQQQLQQQQLQQQHQQMAQQSQQIPMNGNPNQALGMHGPHMRLTGHHLVQQQLQQQQLQQKQQQQQHVMQQLQQQQQQQQQQQQQQQQQQQQQQQQQQAGQQQQHQLGDGSGSTGDINQQQMLPEMQIQQQQQGMMGGPQHMQVGNGHFPAHGMPFNPQFAGQMQMGGPCGQAGGFQVSKDVTLTSPLLVNLLQSDISASQFGPGAKQGAGGVGANQAKPKKKKPPRKKKPKAGEGQQSVEGLGGLDPQGMEEVELPGLGSDQGVSMDASNSKLPEFANRPGFSGQSGDQRVLQQMPIQFMAQQQQQMQQMQQQQLQQQQMHQQQQQMHQQQQQQQQQQQQQQQQMQQQQQMQQQQMHMQGMQIPASQAGTPQGQQQGPHQIHPHQMQLQQQPPQHLQQQQQQAQQQPQPQPQPQPSQQQQQQHMMMMLKMQQEQAKNRLPLQQGGHQQRSLVNPNDPAQRMPVSQQGNMPVMINLQGHGGVPPSPDKARVMQPMVNPQLANAARRMPHPDVGQGNSGVPQEEISGAPNMQDRASVEMTPQGGNGNQQNVGGQGPNTHLLKSVPSTMPQQPGASPQPQPQQVTQMASSHNLHFPNAPSTSQSSRPKTPNRASPRPYHHPLTPTNRPPSTEPSEINLSPERLNASIAGLFPPKINIPLPPRQLNQNRGFDQQGLNPTTLKAIGQAPPNLTSLTNNNNASTGSNNVPQGFTAGGSTTNTSGKQEKQHGGGQNKRASPSNSRRSSPASNRKTATPSPGRQKGTKNSLQSPLHQQQMTGSQTAMPSPTVLPSPTTPMPSVGSLDSQQSQNPSQVHPGNSDSLRDFQVQAPQPEQRQPVQAPRDPSAHRMTSPRMPSHEMKSLDSSNLLEKPSEDMQQPQNLPQQETGSVITPNFREAPTSLNQLLDNSNPQSLSMKPPKTTPPASGDLVQKESPRPSVDQESQRNPCTPQVTDSGPPLPVGEPEQKPKAASLPSPNLLPSSNVSFQSTCAVSSMSPSPALFSGTTTNAGSQTIPSSSPNPNAKPVASMPQTVLQRPTSSGPTHTNQITVFVTSNPISSAASTASAVPPGIVSTVLAVPSKNIRPPDVRQSAPTQNRPPQFITAPVFINPIFQVPASSVSTSTNVVSQSVTMVGSIQVPANIQLAPASVTTAVSAPASASIATHSPAISIATSQPGRTMIGQIQVQVPTSQPSPVSTVLPPQQPSPGTPKQESASDSSASKSSPAGHQSLQPSSSPRTSPSFQQPLASPPACSSPSTTSVARRSPISPSTAVARGSPLQPVVSKASISPSGDNHQSIAQTGKAIDTAPPQVSPRVVSTEMPACSQPSSTLVSAAPLAPQPLPSISAVSPSVHAPASTMISSSTPMPNPAATSSPTVETMANPVITTPSSTAMALSSFTPPTSVQGTSVLPPVASVVSTPPIPAVEQQPATVTETSLPDAAQTGEPAADGSTLTAQPEVAQEEQRLGDQPGEAAPSVAEQGWAKKRKTPVDLVPRDTRASAEKAKGPSRRSSRTEKDTEEEMSDNGQRKRAARPGSASSNTGKATESSTGASPTQTKRRKSK; from the exons ATGGCACAGCAGCCGAACTTGTCTGAGCTCTCCAGGTGTTCACGATCTCCTGAGGACTCTTTATCCGCCGAGCACGACTCCGGGTTGGAGGACGCAGATGACGCCTGCAGTAATCATGGCAATAGCAGCCCAGCTCAGTCCCCAAATCCACAGGGAGAGGAAAACGCCACCATCTTCGTAGCTTTCAAGGGTAACCTGGACGACGCTGACTTCCAGGAGAAGCTCGACAACATCTTGAACGGGATGCCCCCGATGCTTTCACTTG GTCCTGAGAGACTCGCACCTCAGCGCGTGGAGCCGTGGAACAGCGTGAGAGTCACATTCAACATCCCGCGGGAGGCAGCGGAACGGCTCCGGCTCCTCGCTCAAAACAACCAGCAGCAGCTCCGGGACCTGGGCATCCTCTCGGTGCAGATAGAAG GTGAAGGACCCATTAATGTTGCGGTTGGGCCGAGCAGAGGTCAGGAAGTTCGAGTGAATGGCCCCATTGCAGCACCAGGACAGATGAGAATGGACGTTGGTTTTCCCATGCCACAAGGCCCTG GCGGAATGAGAATGAACAACCCCCCAATGGTGCCATCTGGACCTGGCATGGCTCCACAGGGTATGGTGCAAGGTGGAAATGTACAGATGCACCCAAGAATGCCAAGGCCACCTAATCAGACTG ATGCATTGGATCCCATGTCAGCTTTAGCTTtgcaacaacagcaacaacttCAGCATCCACAGGCACCCCATGGCCCACCAAACGCAATGGGTCCACAAGGTCATCATATGCCGGGCATGCAAACAAACAGGCAGCTCAATCCTGCAGCCTTGCAGCAAATTCAgcaacagcaacagcagcagcagcaccaaCAGCAACAGGCTCAGCTGACACAACTGGGCACACCTCGAGGGCCATTCAACCCTGCTGCCTGGAATCAGTTGCCCTCTGGGGTTCCCCAACCACCGCCTGCTCAAGGCCCCATGCCTCCAAACTGGAGAAAGGGTCCTCCACAGTCTCCAATGGGGCAGCGTCCTCCTTCGCTGGCGTCTGTGCAAACACCAAACCATCCACCACCTCCTTATCCTTATGGCAGCCAGCAGGCTTTCAATGCCATGGCTCAGCAGCagttgcagcagcagcagcagccgcCGCCAGGGGGGCCGAACCAGTTTGCAACCCCTCAGCCCAAAGTTCCACAGGGAGTGGCAGGAGTGGTTGGACCTAGGGCGCCTCCTCCCCTGCCGCCTGTGTCTGCATCACAAAGCAGTCTTGCTGCCAAATCTCCTGGGTCTTCATCTTCACCGTTCCAGCAGGGGTCACCTGGTACACCCCCTATGATGGGTCAAGCCCAAGGACAGCTAGGTCCGCGTCCCACAACGCCGCAGGGGTTCCCGCAGGGTGTGGGATCTCCTGGCAGGGCCGTGCTGGGCCAGCAGGGAAGTGTTCAGCCAGGATTTATTGGTATGCCACAGCACGGGCAAGTTCCCCAAGGTGGGATGGCAG GGATGCCCAAAAGAATGCCAGTGGGGTTCCCAAATGTTCCTGTAAGTCAGACCTTTGCACAAGGACAGATTGCAGCTGGTGGAGCTGGAACACCAACAGGCAGCTCACCTCAGCTCCAGAGTGCTCAGAGCATGGCACATCCAG gTGCACAACCTCAAGTGTCAGCGCCTAACCACATGCAGCCGACTTCCCTTCAAACTGGTGGAGCTGCCCATCATAGTGGAATGACCTCTCAGACTCCTGCCACCTCAGGTAGCACTATGGGGCAGCCTCAGGCTGGACTGCAGACTCAAATAATGGGCATTCAGTCTCAACTGCAGTCTCAGCCTATAGCGTCCTCTCAGGGACAGTTGGTGCAAGGCCAGGCAGCGGGTCAGACTGTCTTGTCCCGGCCCATGACCCAGGGACAAAGAAACATGACCCCTCCTAAACAAATGATGCCTCCCCAGGGGCAAGGGATGATGCAGAACCAGGGCCAGCTTAGTGGAGGACAGGGGCACCAGGCATTACTGctgcaacaacagcaacaacaatcacaacaacaaccacaacagcatcaacaacaacaacaacaacagcagcagcagcagtcatcgcagcagcaacagcaaaaCGCAATGATGGAACAGATGGTAGCCAATCAAATGCAAGGAAACAAGCAGGCATTTGGGCCCAAAGCCCAGCTAGGCGTCATGCAAGGTCAGATGATGCGAGGTCCAGCACCTAATTTGCAAGGGAACATGGTGCCGtttcagcaacagcagcagatgGCACAgttacaacagcagcagcagcagcaattACAGCAACAGCAGTtacagcaacagcagcaacaacagcagcaattACAACTGCAACACCAACagccacaacaacaacagttaCAGCAGCAACAGCTACAACAGCAGCATCAGCAAATGGCGCAACAGTCCCAACAGATCCCAATGAACGGTAATCCCAACCAAGCTTTAGGCATGCACGGCCCTCACATGCGGCTAACAGGGCATCATCTGGTGCAACAGCAGCTTCAGCAACAACAGCTTCAgcagaaacagcagcagcagcaacatgtgatgcagcagttacagcaacaacaacaacaacaacaacaacaacagcagcagcaacaacagcagcagcagcaacaacaacaacaacagcaggcTGGCCAACAACAGCAACATCAACTGGGAGATGGCAGTGGAAGCACAGGTGACATAAACCAACAGCAGATGCTTCCAGAGATGCAAAtccaacagcagcagcaaggCATGATGGGAGGACCTCAACACATGCAAGTAGGCAACGGCCATTTTCCTGCTCATGGCATGCCTTTTAATCCTCAGTTTGCTGGCCAGATGCAAATGGGTGGACCCTGTGGACAAGCAGGTGGATTTCAAGTCAGTAAGGATGTGACTCTGACTAGCCCATTATTAGTTAACCTTCTCCAAAGTGATATTTCTGCCAGCCAGTTTGGACCAGGGGCAAAACAAGGGGCAGGTGGTGTTGGTGCTAACCAGGCCAAACCGAAAAAGAAGAAACCGCCACGTAAGAAGAAGCCTAAGGCAGGAGAAGGACAGCAGTCTGTTGAAGGCCTTGG TGGCCTTGATCCACAAGGAATGGAAGAAGTAGAGTTACCAGGGCTAGGTAGTGATCAAGGAGTCAGCATGGATGCTTCCAATTCAAAACTGCCTGAATTTGCTAACCGGCCAG GCTTTTCTGGCCAGTCAGGCGATCAAAGGGTATTGCAGCAAATGCCAATTCAGTTCATGGcccaacaacaacagcagatgCAGCAAATGCAGCAGCAACAGTTACAGCAGCAACAAATGcatcaacagcagcagcaaatgcatcaacaacagcaacagcagcagcagcaacaacaacaacaacaacaacaaatgcaaCAGCAGCAACAAATGCAACAGCAACAGATGCATATGCAGGGTATGCAGATTCCCGCAAGTCAGGCTGGAACACCACAAGGTCAACAACAAGGGCCACATCAGATTCATCCACATCAAATGCAGCTCCAGCAACAGCCACCCCAGCacctacaacaacaacagcagcaggcGCAGCAGCAGCCACAACCACAACCACAACCACAGCCgtcacaacagcagcagcagcagcacatgaTGATGATGCTTAAAATGCAACAGGAACAAGCAAAGAATCGACTTCCACTTCAACAAGGTGGCCACCAACAAAGAAGTCTTGTCAATCCTAATGATCCTGCGCAAAGAATGCCTGTGTCACAACAAGGCAATATGCCGGTGATGATTAATCTGCAAGGCCATGGAGGTGTTCCACCCTCACCAGATAAAGCCAGAGTGATGCAGCCTATGGTAAACCCCCAGTTGGCTAATGCAGCCAGAAGGATGCCACATCCAGATGTGGGACAGGGCAACTCAGGAGTGCCACAAGAGGAAATATCAGGAGCTCCAAACATGCAGGACAGAGCATCTGTGGAAATGACACCTCAAGGAGGGAATGGCAATCAGCAAAATGTTGGCGGCCAAGGTCCTAATACGCACTTGTTGAAGTCTGTGCCTTCAACAATGCCTCAGCAACCAGGAGCAAGTCCCCAGCCACAGCCTCAACAAGTAACACAAATGGCCAGCTCACATAATCTTCACTTTCCAAATGCTCCTTCAACTTCCCAGAGTTCCCGACCTAAAACCCCAAACCGTGCCAGTCCTAGACCCTATCACCATCCGCTAACTCCAACAAACCGTCCGCCAAGCACTGAGCCTTCCGAGATAAATCTCTCTCCTGAGAGACTGAATGCTTCAATTGCTGGCCTTTTCCCCCCCAAGATTAACATCCCTCTGCCACCCCGACAGCTTAATCAAAATCGTGGTTTTGATCAGCAGGGTCTAAATCCAACAACTCTGAAAGCTATTGGACAGGCTCCACCAAACCTGACATCCCTTacgaataataataatgcttcTACCGGCAGTAATAATGTACCACAGGGTTTTACGGCAGGTGGTAGTACGACAAACACAAGTGGAAAGCAAGAAAAACAGCATGGTGGGGGACAGAATAAACGGGCTAGTCCCAGTAATAGTCGACGATCTAGTCCTGCCTCAAATAGGAAGACTGCCACTCCAAGCCCTGGAAGGCAGAAGGGCACTAAGAATTCTTTGCAATCTCCACTACATCAGCAACAAATGACAGGTTCTCAGACTGCAATGCCCAGTCCTACTGTGCTCCCAAGTCCTACTACACCTATGCCGTCAGTAGGGAGTCTGGATTCCCAACAGAGTCAAAATCCTTCACAAGTTCATCCTGGTAATTCTGATTCATTGAGGGATTTCCAGGTGCAGGCACCACAACCAGAGCAACGTCAGCCAGTCCAAGCACCAAGAGATCCGTCTGCGCATAGAATGACGAGTCCACGGATGCCATCTCATGAGATGAAAAGTCTAGACTCAAGTAACTTACTTGAGAAACCATCCGAGGACATGCAACAGCCTCAGAACTTACCGCAACAAGAGACTGGCTCTGTAATTACACCAAACTTCAGAGAAGCTCCAACATCTCTGAATCAACTATTAGACAATTCAAACCCACAATCATTATCCATGAAACCACCCAAGACTACACCTCCAGCAAGTGGAGATCTTGTGCAAAAAGAGAGCCCTCGACCATCAGTAGATCAAGAGAGCCAGCGTAACCCTTGTACCCCACAGGTCACTGATAGTGGACCACCTTTGCCAGTAGGTGAACCTGAGCAAAAACCTAAGGCTGCTTCACTGCCAAGCCCAAATTTGTTGCCAAGTAGCAATGTAAGCTTTCAGTCGACTTGTGCTGTTTCAAGTATGAGCCCAAGTCCAGCTTTGTTTTCTGGCACCACTACAAATGCCGGCTCTCAGACCATCCCTTCTTCAAGTCCAAATCCCAACGCTAAACCTGTTGCAAGTATGCCACAAACAGTCTTGCAAAGGCCCACCTCATCTGGGCCTACTCACACAAATCAGATAACAGTCTTTGTGACTTCAAATCCCATTAGTTCTGCTGCCAGCACTGCTTCTGCAGTACCCCCAGGCATTGTCTCTACAGTCCTTGCAGTCCCTAGTAAGAATATAAGACCCCCAGATGTACGTCAGTCAGCTCCCACTCAGAACCGCCCTCCCCAGTTTATTACAGCACCTGTGTTCATCAATCCCATATTTCAAGTTCCAGCTTCCTCTGTATCAACAAGCACAAATGTGGTGTCTCAGTCTGTCACTATGGTCGGGTCTATACAAGTGCCTGCAAATATTCAGCTTGCTCCTGCTTCGGTTACAACTGCAGTATCTGCTCCAGCATCTGCCTCTATAGCAACACATTCCCCAGCTATAAGCATAGCCACTAGTCAGCCAGGTCGTACCATGATTGGACAGATTCAAGTGCAAGTGCCCACAAGTCAGCCCTCCCCTGTAAGTACAGTGCTCCCTCCTCAGCAGCCAAGCCCTGGAACTCCCAAGCAGGAGAGCGCCTCTGATTCTTCTGCTTCAAAATCAAGTCCAGCTGGACATCAGTCTCTCCAGCCTAGTTCATCTCCTCGCACCTCCCCATCATTTCAGCAACCTTTGGCTTCTCCACCTGCCTGTTCTAGCCCGAGCACTACCTCTGTTGCCCGCAGAAGTCCCATCTCGCCATCAACTGCTGTTGCCAGGGGCAGTCCACTCCAGCCTGTCGTGAGCAAGGCTTCCATCTCCCCAAGTGGCGACAATCATCAGAGTATAGCCCAGACAGGAAAAGCCATAGACACTGCACCACCTCAGGTGTCTCCTCGTGTGGTCAGCACTGAGATGCCTGCCTGCTCACAGCCTTCTTCCACACTAGTCTCAGCTGCACCACTAGCACCACAGCCTTTACCATCAATCTCTGCAGTGTCTCCTTCTGTACATGCACCAGCTTCTACAATGATTTCCTCTAGTACCCCTATGCCTAATCCTGCAGCCACCTCTAGTCCTACTGTTGAAACTATGGCCAATCCTGTTATCACTACCCCGTCGTCCACTGCCATGGCTTTATCATCATTTACTCCCCCTACATCTGTCCAAGGAACCTCTGTCCTTCCCCCTGTTGCTTCCGTAGTGTCAACACCACCAATCCCCGCTGTAGAACAGCAGCCTGCTACTGTAACAGAGACGAGTTTACCTGATGCTGCACAAACTGGAGAACCTGCTGCAGATGGTTCAACTCTCACAG CTCAGCCTGAAGTTGCACAGGAAGAACAGCGTTTGGGTGACCAACCTG GCGAGGCAGCTCCCTCTGTGGCAGAACAGGG ATGGGCAAAGAAAAGAAAGACGCCCGTCGACTTAGTCCCAAG GGACACGAGGGCCTCTGCTGAAAAGGCAAAAGGCCCGAGCCGGCGGAGCTCTAGAACGGAGAAAGACACTGAGGAGGAAATGTCTGACAACGGCCAGAGAAAGAGGGCAGCGAGGCCAGGGTCAGCGTCCTCCAACACAGGGAAAGCTACAG AATCAAGCACTGGAGCCAGTCCCACCCAGACGAAGAGAAGGAAGTCAAAGTGA